The sequence GATGTCGGTGATCGTGCTGCTCGTGCCGCTGCCGCTGATCGTGGCTTCACTGGGGCAGCCGGAGCTGGTGGCGTACTTCCCGGGGATCGCCGGGGTGAACGCGACGGTGGAGGCGGGGCACCCGAATCCGATCACGATGACGGCGGCGCCGTACGCGCCTTGGGTGGGGTTGGTGGTGTGCGCGGTGTGGGCTGTGGTGGCGCTGGCGGTGGGGACCGCGGTGCTGCGGCGCCGCGACGCCTGAGCCGAGACCCCCGCCCTCCCTGGGGGGCGTGCCCTTGTCCAGCCTATCGGCGCGCCCCGACAAACCGGCTCGGCGCCGTCGCTGCGGGCCGGGTTGTCCACAGCACGTGCCAGATGTGGACAACCCGGCCGCTTCAGCTCACCCCGATACCCGCCAGGATCTCCCGCGCACTCCGCACCAACGACTCCCGCGAAGCCGGCTCCGAAGCCCCCGCCAGCGCGCCGAAGATCGTCCCCTCCATCCAGTCCACCACCACCCCGGCATGCCGGACCGGATCCGAAGAACCCGCCGCCGCCAATACCTCCGCGGCCCGGCGCCGGATCAACGCCCCGCCCGAGTCGTACTCCGCGCGCAGCTCCGGCCGCCGCGTCGCCTCCAGCGCGAACTCGTACCGCGCCAGCATCCGCGTCCGCCCCGACGTGATCGCCTCGAACGCGTACCCGGCGATGAGCTCCGCCAAATCGCGCGACGACGCCGAAACCTGGTCCAGTTCGACGATCCGCGCGAAGGCCAGCGAGAGCAGCGCCGCCCGCGTGCGCGCGTAGTACGACGTCGAGCCCGCCGGCAAGCCCGCCGCGCGGTCGACCGCCCGGTGGGTCAGGCCGCGCATGCCGTCCGCCGCGATCACCTCGATGGCCGTGTCGGCGATCACCTCTAGTCGTTCCACCACCCCACTCTACAGGTGTAGAGTCCTCTACACCTGTAGAGGAGGAGCCATGCACGCAGTGGTCGTCGGGGGCGGCATCGGAGGACTCGGCGCGGCAGCTGGACTGCACCGGGTCGGCTGGCGGGTCACCGTGCTCGAGCAAGCCGAAAAATTTGGCGACGTCGGCGCCGGGATCTCGCTCTGGCCCAACGCCCTGCGCTG is a genomic window of Amycolatopsis lexingtonensis containing:
- a CDS encoding TetR/AcrR family transcriptional regulator, translated to MERLEVIADTAIEVIAADGMRGLTHRAVDRAAGLPAGSTSYYARTRAALLSLAFARIVELDQVSASSRDLAELIAGYAFEAITSGRTRMLARYEFALEATRRPELRAEYDSGGALIRRRAAEVLAAAGSSDPVRHAGVVVDWMEGTIFGALAGASEPASRESLVRSAREILAGIGVS